Proteins from a genomic interval of Arachis hypogaea cultivar Tifrunner chromosome 10, arahy.Tifrunner.gnm2.J5K5, whole genome shotgun sequence:
- the LOC140172827 gene encoding pentatricopeptide repeat-containing protein At5g15340, mitochondrial-like: MTWTLPPAHHTPALHLRALLRSCARTSSLRPATQLHAAALVSGLLPPTSSDPHFLLNALFHLYSLSSLSHAIHLFHQIPNSQKDSVDYTALISATNPNHALRLFSEMRSLPLPLDPVSVLCVLTKCSHLGCVKTGSQLHALVVKLGVSGCVRVCNALMDVYVKCGLVGRVRRVFEDMGLKTVVSWTVVLEGVVKGEGLENGRKVFDEMPERNEVAWTVMIVGYVENGMTREAFELLREMIFGCGFVLNDVSLCSILSACSRSGDVSLGRWVHGYAVKEIGWDVGVMVGTGLVDMYAKCGRIGAALVVFRNMPRRNVVAWNAMIGGLAMHGKGKDVVDMFDSMIGEGVSPDALTFLVLLSACSHSGMVDLGWKYFNELESIHGINPEMEHYACMVDLLGRAGRLEKAEAFIKSMPFAPNEVVLGSLFGSCYTHGKVKLGERIMRELVQMDPHNTEYHVLLSNMYALSGKEEKANFFRKVLKKRGIKKVPGTSSMYVGGQLHQFIAGDKSHPQTAGIYMMLDDMIRRLRLGGYVPNTSSQVLFGCSTRDDCTEALEEVEQVLFTHSEKLALAFGLTSTPSGSPIHIFKNLRICQDCHSAMKIASYVYNREIVVRDRYQFHSFKQGSCSCSDCW; encoded by the coding sequence ATGACATGGACACTCCCACCCGCCCACCATACCCCCGCCCTCCACCTCCGCGCCCTCCTCCGCAGCTGCGCCCGCACCTCCTCCCTCCGCCCCGCCACCCAGCTCCACGCCGCCGCCCTCGTCTCTGGCCTCCTGCCACCCACCTCCTCCGACCCCCACTTTCTCCTCAACGCCCTCTTCCACCTCTACTCTCTCTCCTCCCTCTCCCACGCCATCCACCTCTTCCATCAAATCCCCAACTCCCAAAAAGACTCCGTCGACTACACTGCCCTCATCTCTGCCACTAACCCCAACCATGCCCTTCGCCTTTTCTCCGAAATGCgctccctccccctcccccttgACCCCGTCTCTGTACTCTGCGTCCTCACCAAGTGCTCCCATCTCGGCTGCGTCAAAACGGGCTCGCAGCTTCATGCACTTGTGGTGAAGCTTGGGGTTTCTGGGTGTGTTAGAGTCTGCAATGCTTTGATGGATGTTTATGTGAAGTGTGGGCTTGTGGGTAGGGTTAGAAGAGTTTTCGAGGATATGGGGTTGAAGACTGTGGTGTCTTGGACTGTGGTCTTGGAAGGTGTGGTGAAAGGGGAGGGTTTGGAGAATGGGCGGAAGGTGTTCGATGAAATGCCAGAGAGGAATGAGGTTGCTTGGACTGTGATGATTGTGGGGTATGTTGAGAATGGGATGACTAGGGAGGCTTTTGAGCTTTTGAGGGAGATGATTTTTGGGTGTGGGTTTGTGTTGAATGATGTGAGTCTTTGTTCGATTCTTTCGGCTTGTTCGCGGTCCGGGGATGTGAGCTTGGGGAGGTGGGTTCATGGGTATGCTGTGAAGGAAATTGGGTGGGATGTGGGTGTCATGGTGGGGACTGGGTTGGTTGACATGTATGCAAAGTGTGGGAGGATTGGCGCTGCCTTGGTTGTGTTCAGGAACATGCCAAGGAGAAATGTAGTGGCGTGGAATGCCATGATTGGTGGGTTGGCCATGCATGGGAAGGGAAAGGATGTGGTGGATATGTTTGATTCCATGATTGGAGAAGGAGTGAGCCCTGATGCTTTGACTTTCTTGGTCTTGTTGAGTGCTTGCAGTCATTCGGGTATGGTTGATCTCGGTTGGAAGTACTTCAATGAGCTTGAGTCCATTCATGGGATAAATCCGGAAATGGAGCATTATGCTTGCATGGTGGACCTCCTTGGTCGAGCTGGACGATTGGAAAAAGCCGAAGCTTTTATTAAAAGCATGCCATTTGCTCCAAATGAAGTTGTTCTGGGGTCTCTTTTTGGCTCTTGTTACACACATGGGAAGGTGAAGCTTGGGGAACGGATTATGAGAGAGTTGGTTCAGATGGATCCACATAACACTGAGTATCATGTCTTGCTTTCCAACATGTATGCCTTGTCTGGGAAAGAGGAAAAGGCAAATTTCTTCAGGAAGGTTCTTAAGAAAAGGGGTATCAAAAAGGTGCCAGGAACGAGCTCAATGTATGTTGGTGGCCAGCTTCATCAGTTCATCGCCGGTGATAAGTCTCACCCGCAAACTGCAGGGATTTACATGATGCTAGATGACATGATTCGCCGGTTGAGGTTGGGTGGCTATGTTCCCAATACAAGTTCTCAGGTTTTGTTTGGTTGTTCCACCAGGGATGATTGCACTGAGGCATTAGAGGAGGTAGAACAAGTGTTGTTCACTCATAGTGAGAAGCTTGCACTTGCTTTTGGCCTAACAAGCACTCCATCAGGTTCTCCAATACACATTTTCAAGAACCTAAGGATTTGCCAAGACTGTCATTCTGCTATGAAGATTGCATCTTATGTATACAACCGCGAAATTGTGGTCCGAGATCGATATCAGTTTCATAGTTTCAAGCAAGGTTCTTGTTCTTGCTCTGACTGTTGGTGA